Proteins from one Gallus gallus isolate bGalGal1 chromosome 17, bGalGal1.mat.broiler.GRCg7b, whole genome shotgun sequence genomic window:
- the C9orf69 gene encoding transmembrane protein 250, which translates to MPVIPIPRRVRSFHGPHTTCLHSACGPVRTTHLVRTKYNNFDIYLKSRWMYGFIRFLLYFSCSLFTSILWVALSILFCLQYLGIRIFLRFQYKLSIILLLLGRRRVDFSLMNELLIYGIHVTMLLVGGLGWCFMVFVDM; encoded by the coding sequence ATGCCTGTAATCCCCATTCCCCGCCGGGTCCGTTCGTTCCACGGCCCCCACACGACCTGCCTGCATTCGGCCTGTGGCCCGGTACGGACCACGCACTTGGTGCGCACCAAGTACAACAATTTTGACATCTATCTCAAATCCCGATGGATGTACGGATTCATTCGTTTCCTGCTGTacttcagctgcagcctgtTTACCTCCATCCTCTGGGTGGCACTCTCTATCTTGTTTTGCCTTCAGTACCTTGGCATCCGGATCTTTCTGCGTTTCCAGTACAAACTCTCCATCATCCTCCTCTTACTGGGGCGAAGGCGAGTGGACTTCAGCCTCATGAATGAACTGCTCATCTATGGAATTCATGTGACCATGCTGCTAGTGGGGGGGCTGGGATGGTGCTTCATGGTATTTGTGGATATGTAA